In a genomic window of Magnolia sinica isolate HGM2019 chromosome 14, MsV1, whole genome shotgun sequence:
- the LOC131224995 gene encoding sec1 family domain-containing protein MIP3-like, translated as MLWQLKSLVEDNIILDDLCCHGDSLIDRMLSSLPRRERMTSAAHTKGPQIQNKHAPVSLQRAPLDVQIPLGRIFSEEPATGGIRLLESIAAVASGWASSDPQSQPIDSVYQNMKHSEIDLLNGSFVSTDNFQGAHYLEAILDRKTRDAALLVRKWLQETLRREKIPLNMKIRPGVATAPELHAMVKLLASNQASFVRNKGIIQLAVAAEIALSEPHRSRWDTFISAERILSVSAGDSQNLSGQIRDLMHKSMLAGPHERGLLSFRDVLILAVVGYMLAGGSFSTSGSGGPFSWEEEHSLKEAIVDAVLENPAAARFQFLHGLEEELEANLKKLKSEEPKEAFSGKSTPVDFDDQWGSWDDEDTDQSSEQVYSDMQLRLELRDRVDHVFKMFHKLSGLKRRNPSFKEGLLAFESNSGSDSYTSRGLLYKLLTMVLGNYDIPGLEYHSSVVGRFFKSGFGRFGLGQAKPKLGEQNVLLVFVVGGINGLEVREAWEAASESGRPDVELILGGTTLLTPDDMFDLLLGSSSYF; from the exons ATGTTATGGCAATTGAAATCTCTAGTAGAAGATAATATTATCTTGGATGATTTATGCTGCCACGGGGACTCACTCATTGATAGGATGTTATCATCTCTACCCCGCAGGGAAAGAATGACCTCTGCCGCACACACAAAGGGCCCACAAATCCAGAACAAACATGCTCCTGTTAGTTTACAGCGGGCACCACTCGATGTTCAAATCCCACTCGGGAGAATTTTCAGTGAAGAACCTGCAACTGGTGGGATTCGGCTGTTAGAAAGCATTGCAGCTGTTGCATCAGGTTGGGCTTCTAGTGATCCCCAATCTCAACCCATCGATTCAGTTTATCAAAACATGAAGCACTCCGAGATTGATTTGCTAAATGGCTCGTTTGTATCCACTGATAACTTTCAGGGAGCACATTACTTGGAAGCAATACTTGATAGAAAGACAAGAGATGCAGCCTTACTTGTTAGGAAATGGCTTCAAGAAACTCTACGCAGAGAGAAAATACCTCTGAACATGAAAATTCGCCCTGGTGTTGCTACTGCACCAGAGCTTCATGCCATGGTTAAACTGCTGGCTTCAAACCAGGCATCTTTTGTAAGAAACAAGGGGATTATTCAGCTAGCGGTAGCTGCTGAAATAGCACTGAGCGAACCTCACCGTTCGCGGTGGGACACATTCATCAGTGCGGAAAGGATATTGAGTGTAAGTGCTGGAGACAGCCAGAATCTTTCGGGCCAAATCCGGGATCTCATGCATAAAAGCATGTTGGCAGGACCCCATGAGCGCGGACTTCTTTCCTTCCGAGATGTGCTCATTCTTGCAGTTGTTGGATATATGCTGGCTGGTGGAAGTTTCTCGACATCTGGGTCTGGCGGGCCGTTCTCTTGGGAAGAGGAGCATTCACTGAAGGAAGCAATTGTGGATGCAGTCCTTGAAAATCCGGCAGCTGCAAGATTTCAGTTCCTTCATGGCCTAGAGGAAGAACTTGAAGCCAATCTCAAAAAGTTGAAGTCTGAGGAGCCCAAGGAAGCTTTCTCTGGTAAATCCACGCCTGTTGATTTTGATGATCAGTGGGGCAGTTGGGATGATGAAGATACAGATCAGAGTAGCGAACAGGTATATAGTGACATGCAGTTAAGATTGGAGTTGCGGGATCGGGTAGACCATGTTTTCAAGATGTTTCACAAATTATCAGGCTTGAAGCGGAGGAACCCAAGTTTCAAAGAAGGGCTCTTGGCTTTTGAAAGTAACTCCGGAAGCGATAGTTATACAAGCAGAGGGCTGCTTTATAAGCTTCTGACCATGGTGTTGGGGAACTATGATATTCCTGGACTGGAGTACCATTCTTCTGTTGTGGGGCGGTTTTTCAAAAGCGGATTTGGAAGATTTGGCCTTGGACAG GCAAAACCAAAGTTGGGTGAACAGAACGTTCTTCTTGTTTTTGTTGTGGGAGGCATCAATGGTCTCGAG GTCCGTGAAGCTTGGGAGGCGGCATCAGAAAGTGGTAGACCAGATGTCGAGTTGATTCTTGGCGGTACGACTCTTCTAACTCCTGATGACATGTTTGATTTGTTGTTAGGGTCTTCAAGCTACTTCTAA